A single window of Bacteroidales bacterium DNA harbors:
- the miaB gene encoding tRNA (N6-isopentenyl adenosine(37)-C2)-methylthiotransferase MiaB, protein MSRKLYIETYGCQMNFSDSEIVGSILSENNCVLEDDVNSADIILINTCSIRENAEKRVFNRLRNLRYLKKSNPLLIIGVIGCMAERLKEDLLKKEPAVDLIVGPDAYRDLPKLLKEVDLGDKAVQTLLSEDETYDDILPVRIDSNGVSAFISIMRGCQNFCAYCVVPYTRGKERSRNPQTIINEAKTLVENGFREVTLLGQNVNSYLWEETGETVNFSKLMAMVAEINPLLRVRFATSHPKDLSDELIATIKKYPNICKSIHLPLQSGSNNVLKKMNRKYTREWYLGRVNAIKTAIPDCGISTDIITGFCGETEEDHKDTLSLMREVGYDSAFMFKYSERPGTTAAKCYENDIPEEVKSRRLEEIIALQSELSLASNKKDIGKTFEILVEGQSKRSKKQLFGRNSQNKVIIFTSTDEKIGDYVIVKVTDCTAATLFGEVVK, encoded by the coding sequence ATGAGTAGAAAATTATATATCGAAACTTATGGTTGTCAAATGAATTTTTCGGACAGCGAAATTGTGGGTTCGATATTAAGCGAGAATAATTGTGTACTTGAAGATGATGTTAATTCTGCGGATATTATCCTTATAAATACTTGTTCGATACGTGAAAATGCCGAAAAAAGAGTTTTTAACAGATTACGAAACTTAAGATATCTTAAGAAAAGTAATCCGCTCTTAATAATAGGTGTAATCGGTTGTATGGCTGAAAGATTGAAAGAAGATCTCCTGAAGAAAGAACCTGCTGTCGATTTAATTGTTGGTCCGGATGCTTACAGGGATTTGCCGAAATTACTCAAAGAAGTCGATCTCGGCGATAAAGCCGTGCAAACTCTTTTGTCGGAAGATGAAACTTATGATGATATTTTGCCTGTCAGGATCGACAGTAACGGTGTAAGTGCGTTTATTTCAATTATGCGCGGTTGTCAGAATTTTTGTGCTTATTGCGTTGTGCCCTACACGCGAGGTAAAGAACGCAGTAGAAATCCGCAAACAATTATAAACGAAGCCAAAACGTTAGTAGAGAATGGTTTTAGAGAAGTAACATTATTAGGGCAAAATGTTAATTCATATCTTTGGGAAGAAACCGGCGAAACAGTTAATTTCAGTAAATTAATGGCTATGGTTGCCGAAATAAATCCTTTGTTGCGTGTTCGTTTTGCAACTTCACATCCTAAAGACCTTTCCGACGAACTTATCGCTACAATTAAAAAGTATCCGAATATATGCAAATCAATACATCTGCCGCTGCAGTCTGGAAGCAATAATGTGTTGAAAAAGATGAACAGGAAATACACTCGCGAGTGGTATTTAGGAAGAGTTAATGCTATAAAGACTGCTATTCCGGATTGCGGAATAAGCACCGATATTATTACCGGATTTTGCGGAGAAACGGAGGAGGATCATAAAGATACGCTTTCCTTAATGAGAGAAGTGGGATATGATTCCGCGTTTATGTTTAAATATTCCGAAAGGCCGGGCACAACTGCGGCCAAATGTTACGAAAATGATATTCCTGAGGAAGTGAAAAGCCGGAGACTTGAAGAAATTATTGCACTACAAAGTGAATTATCTCTTGCGAGTAATAAAAAAGATATTGGTAAAACATTCGAGATATTAGTTGAAGGACAATCCAAGCGTTCGAAGAAACAATTATTCGGCAGAAACTCGCAAAACAAAGTAATAATATTCACATCAACCGATGAAAAAATAGGTGATTATGTAATTGTGAAAGTTACTGATTGTACTGCTGCAACGCTTTTTGGAGAGGTTGTAAAGTAA
- the topA gene encoding type I DNA topoisomerase gives MAKNLVIVESPAKAKTIEGFLGKDYVVKSSFGHVRDLEKKDLGINIEAGFIPVYEISKDKKKVVEELSKLSKKADIIWLASDEDREGEAISWHLAEALHLPEDKTKRIVFNEITQTAILNAIKNPRKIDIDLVNAQQARRVLDRLVGFELSPILWKKVKPALSAGRVQSVAVRLIVEKEQAIKDFIPEVYYRVVAVFIPEGGKTSQIIKAELSERLKTKEEVIDFINIIKDGNFTVSSIETKPTHRTPPPPFTTSTLQQEASRKLGFSVTKTMTVAQQLYESGKITYMRTDSVNLSTLALGKAKEEIESKYGKKYSKTRNYTTKTKGAQEAHEAIRPTYINRHAVDGDIAQQKLYSLIWKRTIASQMADALIEHTTIHINSNKTDKYFIATGEVIKFDGFLKVYDESIDDDTSEKVSSIKAQISEGEKMDMQLLEATEKTTNPPFRYSEASLVKKLEELGIGRPSTYAPTITTIQNRGYVEKLKSAGTTRKFDIIKFKDNEITESIGTEKEGVVNGKLAPTDIGTIVNKFLVNNFNDILDYNFTASIEKQFDEIAHGKLKWQSMLTDFYGPFHTEVEKAEHNTEKIRGERLLGVDPESGKNVYVKLGRYGLMAQIGESEDEEKPRFTGLKKGQTLENVTFDDVMELFKFPKNVGNFENNEMIIGIGRFGPYIRHDNKFYSIPSTDEPLEISEERAIEIITEKRDEDSKKLIKTFTENPDIMVLNGRFGPYISFEKKNYKIPKTYKPEDISYSDCLIIIQKAKDKKAKK, from the coding sequence ATGGCAAAGAATTTAGTAATTGTTGAGTCTCCGGCTAAAGCGAAGACAATTGAAGGCTTTTTAGGTAAGGATTATGTTGTGAAATCAAGTTTCGGACATGTTAGAGATCTGGAAAAGAAAGATTTAGGAATTAACATCGAAGCAGGTTTTATTCCTGTTTACGAAATCAGCAAGGATAAAAAGAAAGTTGTTGAGGAATTAAGCAAATTATCTAAAAAAGCTGATATTATTTGGCTTGCATCCGATGAAGACCGTGAAGGAGAAGCTATTTCGTGGCATCTTGCAGAAGCCTTGCATCTTCCCGAAGATAAAACCAAAAGAATTGTTTTTAATGAAATAACTCAAACAGCAATTCTCAACGCAATAAAAAACCCGCGTAAGATTGATATTGACCTTGTAAATGCTCAGCAAGCAAGAAGAGTTTTAGACAGATTGGTCGGATTTGAACTTTCTCCTATTTTGTGGAAAAAGGTTAAGCCCGCTCTCTCTGCAGGTAGAGTACAATCTGTTGCGGTACGATTAATTGTTGAAAAAGAACAAGCTATCAAAGATTTTATTCCGGAAGTTTACTATCGTGTTGTTGCCGTTTTTATTCCTGAAGGAGGAAAAACATCACAGATTATTAAAGCCGAACTTTCCGAAAGATTGAAAACAAAAGAAGAAGTTATTGATTTTATTAATATAATCAAAGACGGAAATTTCACGGTTTCATCAATTGAAACAAAACCTACCCACAGAACTCCTCCGCCTCCTTTTACAACTTCTACTTTACAACAGGAAGCATCGAGAAAATTAGGTTTCTCCGTTACGAAAACCATGACGGTTGCTCAGCAATTATATGAATCAGGAAAGATTACTTATATGAGAACCGACTCCGTAAATCTTTCTACACTCGCATTAGGAAAAGCTAAGGAAGAAATCGAAAGCAAATACGGAAAAAAATATTCCAAAACTCGTAATTACACAACAAAAACCAAAGGTGCGCAAGAAGCACACGAAGCAATTCGTCCTACATATATAAATCGCCATGCGGTTGACGGCGACATAGCTCAACAAAAATTGTATTCTTTGATTTGGAAAAGAACTATAGCCTCTCAAATGGCTGATGCTCTAATTGAACATACAACTATTCATATTAATTCAAATAAAACCGATAAATATTTTATTGCTACAGGCGAAGTTATAAAATTCGACGGATTTTTAAAGGTTTACGACGAATCTATTGATGATGACACTTCAGAAAAAGTTTCTTCTATTAAAGCTCAAATTTCCGAAGGAGAAAAAATGGACATGCAGTTGTTGGAAGCAACCGAAAAAACTACAAATCCGCCTTTCAGATATTCTGAAGCCAGTTTGGTTAAAAAGTTGGAAGAGTTGGGTATAGGAAGGCCTTCGACTTACGCTCCTACTATCACAACTATTCAAAATCGGGGTTACGTAGAAAAATTGAAAAGTGCCGGAACCACCAGAAAATTTGATATCATTAAATTTAAGGATAATGAAATTACCGAATCAATCGGCACTGAAAAAGAAGGCGTTGTAAACGGCAAACTTGCTCCCACTGATATAGGTACAATTGTCAATAAATTCCTGGTTAATAATTTTAATGATATTTTAGATTATAATTTTACCGCAAGCATTGAAAAACAATTCGATGAAATAGCTCATGGAAAGTTAAAATGGCAAAGTATGTTAACGGATTTCTACGGCCCGTTTCATACGGAAGTTGAGAAAGCCGAACATAATACTGAAAAAATTCGCGGAGAAAGACTTCTTGGAGTTGATCCTGAATCAGGTAAAAATGTTTACGTAAAATTAGGAAGATACGGTTTAATGGCACAAATCGGAGAATCTGAAGATGAGGAAAAACCAAGATTTACCGGACTTAAAAAAGGTCAAACTCTGGAAAACGTTACTTTTGATGACGTAATGGAACTTTTCAAATTTCCGAAAAATGTCGGAAATTTTGAAAATAATGAAATGATAATCGGAATCGGTCGCTTCGGGCCTTATATTCGTCACGACAACAAGTTTTATTCAATTCCTTCTACCGACGAACCTCTGGAAATTTCCGAAGAAAGAGCCATCGAAATAATTACTGAAAAAAGAGATGAAGACAGTAAGAAACTTATCAAGACTTTTACTGAAAATCCTGACATAATGGTACTTAACGGGCGTTTCGGGCCGTATATTTCTTTTGAAAAGAAAAATTATAAAATACCGAAAACTTATAAACCGGAAGATATTTCTTATTCCGATTGTCTGATAATCATTCAGAAAGCAAAAGATAAAAAAGCAAAAAAATGA